The genomic DNA TCGCGCCAGCAGTCCGTCGGCCCGATTGCGGGCCGAGGAGCGCAGTGGGTCGGTAGCCGCGACATCGCCGACGGCGAACACACCGTCAGTACCCGGCACCCGCAGTTCCGGTGTCACCCGCACGAACCCGCGCTCGTCGAGGATGCCGGCCGGCAGCCAGGCCGTGTTGGGCCGGACCCGACCGATGGCCCACAGCACCGCATCGGCCTGCACCGACGGCTGGCCGGTGCTCCAGTGGACCGCTTCGGAGGTGATCGCCGCGCAGTCGAAGCCCTCCGGTACCGCAGCTCGATGCCTGGGGTGCAGCGTCACGCCCGCCGCCGTCAGCCTGCGTTCGACCCGCTTCCGGGCGCGCCAATGATGCTGCGGCAGAGGGTGTTCGCCCGGGTAGTACAGCCCCACCCGGGTATCCGGCCACCGAACGGCGATATTGGCTGCGCTACTGGCCGCCGCAGCGCCGCCGCCGATGACGGCAACTGACTGCGCCGAACCCAACCGCTCGTGCGCGGTCCGCAGCCCGGCATCGACATCGCCGGCCGACTGCAGAACCGCCCGCCGCCAGAAGCCATTCGTCACACCGGTCGAGATGACCAGCGCGTCATAGGGTTCCACCTGCCCGTTCCCGTCGGCATCCCGCACGCTGACCGTCCGTGCCGAGAGGTCGACCCCGGTCAGCGTGCCGTGCACGGTGCGGACCCGGTCGAGTTCGCGGAACCGGTCGAAGCCGATCCAGTAGTTCCGGGCCCAGTCTTCGGGCCGGGCCAGTCGCGTGCCCAGTTCCTGACCGCTGACCAGGCCGGGGTTGACCGAGATGCCGACGACGTCGAAGCGACGTGCCAAGCGGATCCCGGTGAGCACGCCGGTGTCGCCGAGTCCGGCGATCACCACGCGCTTTCGGTCCATGTTCGTCGACGCTACCGCCCGCCTGCAGGCCATCGGATCCCTTTCCCTATCGTGGCTGGATGAGCAGCGTCGCTGATGCGGACCGGGTCGCCGACCTCGCCCGCCGGGTCGTGGCCGACCACGACCCCAAGAAGGTTCCGATCCCCGAGTACCTGGCCGCCTGTTATGACGCGGGCCTGTCCTGGGTGCACTTCCCGGAGGGCCTCGGCGGTCTCGGGGTCTCGCGCGGTCTACAGGCCGTGGCCGACCGCATCCTGCAGGGCGCCGGTGGTCCCATCCCGTTGAGCCTCAATCCGATGGGCTACGGGATGGCGGCCCCCACGGTGCGTGAGCATGCCCAGTCCGACGAGCTCAAGAAATCCTGGCTGCGGCCGCTGGCCAGTACCGAACACATCTGGTGCCAGCTGTTCTCCGAGCCGGGCGCCGGATCGGATCTGGCCGGGCTGGCCACCTCCGCAGTCCTCGACGGGGACGAGTGGGTGCTGAACGGGCAGAAGGTGTGGACCAGCCTGGCCCACCGGGCTCGCTGGGGCCTCCTGCTGGCCCGCTCGAATCCCGATGTGCCCAAGCACAAGGGCCTGACGTACTTCGTGCTGGACATGCACGGCTCGGGTGTGGAGACCAGGCCGCTGCGGCAGATGACCGGCCAGGCCGAGTTCAACGAGGTGTACATCACCGACGCCCGCATCCCCGATACGCACCGGCTCGGCGCGGTGGGCAACGGCTGGAACGTCGCGATGACGACGCTGATGAACGAGCGCAGCGCGCTCGGCGGTAGCGGCAACCGTCGCGGAGCCGGGACCATCTCGGATGCCGTGGCGCTGTGGGCATCACGCCCGGATCTGCGTACCCCGGTGCTGCGCGACCGGCTGAGCCGGCTCTGGCTGCGCTCGGAGGCCCAGCGGCTGACCGCGGAACGTTCCCGCGCGGCCGCCACCGTCGGCGGACCGGGGCCGGAGGGCTCGATCGGAAAACTCGTCGGCGCCGAACTCAATCAGCACATCTACCAGTGGTGCATGGATCTGCTTGGGCCCGAAGGGATCCTGTATCACGCCTATGGGACGGGCGATCGCGAGGACGACCAGGACGGGAAGGATTGGCGCGGTCCCATCCAGCAGCGCTTCCTGCGCAGCAAGGCCAACACGATCGAAGGCGGCACCTCAGAGGTGATGCGCAACATTCTCGGCGAACGGATCCTCGGGTTGCCCGGCGATCTGCGGGCCGATGCCGGTATGCCGTGGAAGGAGATCCCGCGTGGCTGAGAACGTTGAGAACAGTGCTGAGTTCAAGTTCACCGACGAGCAGGCTCAGCTGCGGACAGCGGTCCGAAAGTTCTGTGCCGAGAACTTCGACGAGCAGACGCTGCGGACCCTCATGGAGTCCGAGCCCCGGTTCGATCCGAAAGTGTGGGCACGGTTGGGCTCCGAACTCGGTGTGCTCGGCCTGGCGGTTCCCGAGGCCGACGGTGGGGCCGGCGGCACGCTCGTCGACCAGGCCATCGCGGTCGAGGAGCTCGGTGCGGCGCTCGCCTGCGGTCCGGTGTTCGGCACCGTGTTGCTGGCGGTCCCGGCGCTCGTCGCCACGTCGGCCGGCACGGTGCGCGACGAACTGCTCGGCGCACTCACCGAAGGCACCCGCACCGCGGCATTCGCCGTCCCAGATCAGGCGGGCGCGTTCGACGGCGCCGCGGTGAATGTCACTGTCGCCGAAGGCGGGACGCTCACCGGCACCGTCGAGCGGGTGGTAGACGGTGCGGCCGGTGACGTGTTGCTGGTGGCCGCCACAGGCCCCGGCGGTGTGGCCCTGTACGCGGTCGACGCGGCAGGCCCGGGCGTGCAACGCACTCCGCTGGTCACACTCGACCTGACCCGGCCGCAGGCCACCATCGGCTTGACCGCGGCCCCCGCGCAACTGGTGGCCGGGCCCGATGAGGCCCATCGCGTCATCACCCACGCCTTCCAGGTGGCTTCGGCTCTCCTGGCCGCCGAACAGGTCGGAGCCGCACAGCATCTGCTGGATCTGTCGGTCGAGTACGCGAAATCGAGGCTGCAGTTCGGCAGGCAGATCGGATCCTTCCAGGCGGTCAAGCACCGGCTGGCGGATTGTCTGGTCGATCTCGAGCATGCGCGCTCGGCGACCTATCACGCGGCGTGGGCACTGACCGACGGCACCGACGACCCGGCGCTGGCGGCCAGCATCGCCCAGGCCACCGCATCGGCGGCGTTTGCCAAGGTCGCGGCTGACACCATCCAGGTGCACGGCGGTATCGGCTTCACCTGGGAGCACCAGGCGCACCTGTACTTCAAGCGGGCCACCACCGATGCGGCGCTGTTGGGCAGTGCCGAAGCGCATCGGTCGCGGGTGGCCGACCTGGTGCTCGACGACGCGCCGGCCGATCGCGCCCCGTGGGTGGCGACGGGTACACAATGATCGCTTGAAAACGCGCGGTAGGCGTTGCGCGACCGTAAAATCCCGCTGATGGACAGCGCTGCCGAACTCCGCACGCTGGCTGTCGACGGGGTGCGGTCACCGGTGCTCGTCGCCGGCGCAGCCGGGCTGGACAGCGGCGAGGCCGTGGTGTTCGTGCACGGCAACAACGCCGGGGCCAGTTGGGATCGGTTGCTGACGCCGGTCGCCGGCTTCGCTCGGGTGATCGCACCGGAGATGCCGGGTTTCGGCGCGGCCGACAAGCCGCCCCAATGGCCGTACACGGTGGCTGCCTACGCGGCACACCTCGACGCGATCCTGGATCAACTCGGCGTCGAACGCGCACATCTGGTGGCCCACGACTTCGGCGGGCCCTGGGTACTCGCCTGGGCTGTCGACCATCTCGATTCCGTCGCCAGCATCACGTTGATCAACGCCCCGGTGGTGATCAACCATTTCGCCGCCAAGCTGTGGCGCACGCCTGTGCTGGCCGAGGCGCTGTCACGGATCGGCAACCCGGCGGTCCTGCGCCGCGTGCTAGCCATGCGGGACCCCGGCCTGCCAACCGACGCACTGGACTCGATCGCCGAGCACATGTTCGCCCGTGGAACACCCGATGCGGTACTGAAGCTGTACCGGTCCACCGGCCCGAATGCCCTTGCGCCGTATGCTGAACGGCTCGCCGAGTTCGGTGGCGATGTCCTGGTGGTGTGGGGTGCCGATGACCATTACGTGCCGTTCGCACAAACCGACGAGTACCGCCGGATCTTCCGGAGCTGTGAGGTGCAGCCGGTGCCCGGGACGGGTCACTGGCCATGGCTCGAGCAACCGGACGTGGTGGCCGGGCACGTCACCGCGTTCCTGCGCAGGCAGCTCGGAGCCACTTCCTAACCGCCGAAATGGCATTCCAGCAGAATAAGTGCGAGTAGACACCTGCTGGAATGCCGTTTCGGCGGTTAGCGGGTGACGGCGTCGATAGCCTTGTAGATCCGCTGCTCGCTGACCGGGCGCGGCGTGCCCAGCTGTTGAGCCCACAGGCTGACCCGTAGCTCCTCGATCTGCCACGCGATGTCGCGGATGCCAGTGGCCGCCGCCCGGCCCGGCGAAAGCGCCTGAACCAGTTCGTCATAGGCATCCTCGACGGCGTGCACACGCGACATCCGGTCCCGATCAGCGCCGAGTGCCTGCGGCAATCGCTCCAACCGGCGGGCGATCGCGGTGACATATCGGGCCAGATCGTTCAGCCGCGCTACTCCGGTCGCGGCGACAAAACCCTTGGGCAACAGGCGATCCAGTTGAGATCGGATGTCGGCAACGGCGTCGGCTTGGGCGGCTGACGGCTTGTCAGGCAGCGCGACCTGCACCTCGTGTGCTGCGGCCAGCACCTTCTCCACCCGGTTCACCCCGGCTTGGGTGGTGGGGACGAGTTCCTTGCCCGCGCGGGCCAATACCCCGGCGAACTCGGCCTTCGTCCACACCGGCTTGGGCATCAGCACGTCAGCGGCCGCATCGGCGCAATCATCGAGCAGGGCGGCCAGAGCCCCGTCGGGGTTGGCGTTGAGGGCCAGGCGGGTCCGGGTGCTCAAGCCCCGCTCGATCACCTTGACCGGTGACGGTGCGGTCAGCCGCAGCAGACGGCGCAGGCCCAGCCGCATGGCTGCGGCCTGGTCGGCCGGGTTCGCGAACACCTTGACGTCGACGGCCTTTCCGGTGTCCACGAAGGCCGGGTATCCGCGAACGGTGTGCCCGCCGCTCACGTTTTCCACGGTGCGCGGCAGCTCGTCAAGGTCCTCGGGCCAGGCCCGCAACCCCGTGCGTTCCAGGTCGCCGCCAAGTGCCGCGGCCACGGCCTGGGCGACGGGTACGGCCAACTGCTCGCGCAGCGCCTCGATATCCTTGCCGCGTGCCACCTCTTTGCCGTCGGATTCCACGGCGAAGGTCATCCGTAGATGGTCCGGCATCTTGCTCAGGTCGAACGCATCGATCGGCACCAGAATGCCGCTGCGCCTGCGTAGTTCGCGCTGCACCTCGTCCAGCAGTGACCCGGCGGACGGATCGATGTCACCCAGGATGGCCCGCGCGGTGTCGGGCGCCGGGACGAAGTTGCGGCGCAGGTCCTTGGGCAGCGATTTGATCAGTGCGGTGACCAGTTCCTCCCGCAAAGCCGGTACCTGCCACGCGAAGCCGTCACCGCCGAGCCGGGCCAGCACGCCGACCGGCACGTGCACGGTGACGCCGTCGTCGGCCGCCCCGGGCTCGAACCGGTAGGTCAACGGCAGTTCGAGGTCGCCGGCCTGCCAGGTATCGGGATTGTCCGCACCGTCCTCGGAACGCAGCAGATCGTCGCGCGTGAAGGTGAGCAGGTCAGGTGTCTTGTGCCGCTGCTTCTTCCACCATGCGTCGAAATGGCGAACAGAGACAATGTCGGCCGGGATGCGGGCGTCGTAGAGCGCGTAGATGTCGTCGTCACCGATCAGCAGGTCACGCCGGCGGGCCCGCTCCTCGATCTCTTCGAGTTCGGCCCGCAGGCGCGCGTTGTCGCGGAAGAAGTGGTGCCGGGTCTGCCAATCTCCCTCGACCAAGGCATGCCGGATGAACAACTCGCGGCACAGCTCCGGATCGATCTCGGTGTACCCGATCTTCCGGCGCGGAACCAGCGGCAGCCCATAGAGCGTGACCCGCTCGAAGGCCACGACCGCACCACGTTTGGCCTCCCAGTGCGGCTCGCTGTAGTTGCGTTGCACCAGATGTCCGGCGACCCGTTCGATGGCCTCGGGCTCGACCTTGGCCGCGATGCGGCCGAACAGCCGGCTCGTCTCGACCAGGTCGGCCACCACGATCCACCGCGGCGGCTTCTTGGTCAGCACCGAACCCGGAGCCAGCACGAACTTGGAGTTGCGGGCGCCGACATAGTCGCGGGATTCACCCTCGCGCAGGCCGACGTGGGACAGCAGGCCCGCGGTCAGCGCGGCGTGGATGGCGGCCGGCTCGGCGGGCTCGTCACTCTCACGAATCCCGATGTCGCGCGCGATGCTGCGCAGCTGCCCGGTCAGGTCCTGCCATTCGCGGATCCGCAGGTAGTGCAGGAACTCCTCGCGACACATTCGCCGGAAGGCATTGCCGGAGCGCTGGTTTCGTTGCTCGCGCAGATAGTTCCAGAGGTTGAGGTAGGACACGAAATCGGAGGAGTCATCCGCAAATCGGGCGTGCTTCTGACGCGCCGCTTCCTCCCGGTCCGTCGGGCGCTCGCGCGGATCGGGGATCGAGAGTGCAGCGGCGAGCACCAGCACTTCCCGCACACAGCCCTCGGTGTCAGCCTGCAGGATCATCCGGCCGACGCGCGGGTCGAGCGGCAAGCGCGCCAGTCGTCGTCCGACATCGGTCAGCGCGCCCGCGGCGTCGAACGCGCCGAGTTCCTGCAGTAGCTGTACGCCGTCGCGGATGCTGCGGGCGTCCGGCGGATCGAGAAACGGAAACTCCGCGATGTCGCCCAGCTGCAGGGCGGCCATCTGCAGGATGACCGCGGCCAGGTTGGTTCGCAGGATCTCCGGATCGGTGTAGCGGGGCCGGGATTCGAAGTCCTGCTCCGAGTACAGCCGGATGCAGACGCCGGGCGCGGTACGTCCGGATCGACCGGCCCGCTGGGCAGCCGAGGCCTGGGAGATCGGCTCGATCGGCAGACGCTGCACCTTGGTGCGACGGCTGTAGCGGGAGATCCGCGCGGTGCCGGGGTCCACGACGTAGCGGATGCCCGGTACGGTAAGCGAGGTCTCGGCCACGTTGGTGGCCAAAACGATTCGCCGGCCGGTGCGACTCGGCTGAAATACCTTCTGCTGGTCGGCGGTGGGCAGCCGCGCGTACAGCGGCAGCACCTCAGTGTTGCGCAGGTCCTTCAATGCCTCTGCCGTGTCGCGAATCTCGCGTTCGCCGGAAAGGAACACCAGCACGTCGCCCGGCGGTTCGGACTCCAGCTCACGGACCGCGTCGACAATGGCCTCGGTGGGGTCACGGAGCTCGGTACGCACGATCTCGTGGTCGGGATCATCGGGATCATCGGCGTCGTCTGCGCCGCCGACGGTGACTTCCAAGGGGCGGTACCGGATCTCGACCGGATACGTTCGCCCCGACACCTCCACGATCGGGGCACCCGAGAAGTGCGCCGCGAACCGCTCCGGCTCGATGGTGGCCGAGGTGACGATGACCTTGAGGTCGGGGCGGCGCGGCAGCAGCTCGCGCAGGTAGCCGAGCAGGAAGTCGATGTTGAGGCTGCGTTCGTGTGCCTCGTCGAGGATCAGGGTGTCGTAGCGCAGGAGCCGACGGTCTCTTTGAATCTCGGCGAGCAGAATGCCGTCGGTCATCAGCTTGATCAGCGTCGAATCGCTGGCCTGATCGGTGAAGCGCACGGTGTAGCCGACGGCGTCGCCCAGTGGGGTGCCGAGTTCGTCGGCGATGCGCTGGGCCACGGTGCGTGCGGCCAGCCGGCGGGGCTGGGTGTGGCCGATGGTTCCACGGATTCCGCGGCCCAATTCCAGGCAGATCTTG from Mycobacterium sp. DL440 includes the following:
- a CDS encoding FAD-dependent oxidoreductase; this translates as MDRKRVVIAGLGDTGVLTGIRLARRFDVVGISVNPGLVSGQELGTRLARPEDWARNYWIGFDRFRELDRVRTVHGTLTGVDLSARTVSVRDADGNGQVEPYDALVISTGVTNGFWRRAVLQSAGDVDAGLRTAHERLGSAQSVAVIGGGAAAASSAANIAVRWPDTRVGLYYPGEHPLPQHHWRARKRVERRLTAAGVTLHPRHRAAVPEGFDCAAITSEAVHWSTGQPSVQADAVLWAIGRVRPNTAWLPAGILDERGFVRVTPELRVPGTDGVFAVGDVAATDPLRSSARNRADGLLARNVTAHFAGGNMRRYRPPASRWGSVLGVQPDGLEVFAPNGFAFRFPSWSIERVLQPWIVRRGIYRGVRTGDQYMVTSG
- a CDS encoding acyl-CoA dehydrogenase family protein gives rise to the protein MSSVADADRVADLARRVVADHDPKKVPIPEYLAACYDAGLSWVHFPEGLGGLGVSRGLQAVADRILQGAGGPIPLSLNPMGYGMAAPTVREHAQSDELKKSWLRPLASTEHIWCQLFSEPGAGSDLAGLATSAVLDGDEWVLNGQKVWTSLAHRARWGLLLARSNPDVPKHKGLTYFVLDMHGSGVETRPLRQMTGQAEFNEVYITDARIPDTHRLGAVGNGWNVAMTTLMNERSALGGSGNRRGAGTISDAVALWASRPDLRTPVLRDRLSRLWLRSEAQRLTAERSRAAATVGGPGPEGSIGKLVGAELNQHIYQWCMDLLGPEGILYHAYGTGDREDDQDGKDWRGPIQQRFLRSKANTIEGGTSEVMRNILGERILGLPGDLRADAGMPWKEIPRG
- a CDS encoding acyl-CoA dehydrogenase family protein: MAENVENSAEFKFTDEQAQLRTAVRKFCAENFDEQTLRTLMESEPRFDPKVWARLGSELGVLGLAVPEADGGAGGTLVDQAIAVEELGAALACGPVFGTVLLAVPALVATSAGTVRDELLGALTEGTRTAAFAVPDQAGAFDGAAVNVTVAEGGTLTGTVERVVDGAAGDVLLVAATGPGGVALYAVDAAGPGVQRTPLVTLDLTRPQATIGLTAAPAQLVAGPDEAHRVITHAFQVASALLAAEQVGAAQHLLDLSVEYAKSRLQFGRQIGSFQAVKHRLADCLVDLEHARSATYHAAWALTDGTDDPALAASIAQATASAAFAKVAADTIQVHGGIGFTWEHQAHLYFKRATTDAALLGSAEAHRSRVADLVLDDAPADRAPWVATGTQ
- a CDS encoding alpha/beta fold hydrolase, which codes for MDSAAELRTLAVDGVRSPVLVAGAAGLDSGEAVVFVHGNNAGASWDRLLTPVAGFARVIAPEMPGFGAADKPPQWPYTVAAYAAHLDAILDQLGVERAHLVAHDFGGPWVLAWAVDHLDSVASITLINAPVVINHFAAKLWRTPVLAEALSRIGNPAVLRRVLAMRDPGLPTDALDSIAEHMFARGTPDAVLKLYRSTGPNALAPYAERLAEFGGDVLVVWGADDHYVPFAQTDEYRRIFRSCEVQPVPGTGHWPWLEQPDVVAGHVTAFLRRQLGATS
- the hrpA gene encoding ATP-dependent RNA helicase HrpA, whose amino-acid sequence is MSEPSIAELRSRLDGLTIRDADRLRRRLRNLRGGDTAKIAEQIASAEALVLTRQAAVPAITYPDLPVSQHRDELAKAISENQVVVVAGATGSGKTTQLPKICLELGRGIRGTIGHTQPRRLAARTVAQRIADELGTPLGDAVGYTVRFTDQASDSTLIKLMTDGILLAEIQRDRRLLRYDTLILDEAHERSLNIDFLLGYLRELLPRRPDLKVIVTSATIEPERFAAHFSGAPIVEVSGRTYPVEIRYRPLEVTVGGADDADDPDDPDHEIVRTELRDPTEAIVDAVRELESEPPGDVLVFLSGEREIRDTAEALKDLRNTEVLPLYARLPTADQQKVFQPSRTGRRIVLATNVAETSLTVPGIRYVVDPGTARISRYSRRTKVQRLPIEPISQASAAQRAGRSGRTAPGVCIRLYSEQDFESRPRYTDPEILRTNLAAVILQMAALQLGDIAEFPFLDPPDARSIRDGVQLLQELGAFDAAGALTDVGRRLARLPLDPRVGRMILQADTEGCVREVLVLAAALSIPDPRERPTDREEAARQKHARFADDSSDFVSYLNLWNYLREQRNQRSGNAFRRMCREEFLHYLRIREWQDLTGQLRSIARDIGIRESDEPAEPAAIHAALTAGLLSHVGLREGESRDYVGARNSKFVLAPGSVLTKKPPRWIVVADLVETSRLFGRIAAKVEPEAIERVAGHLVQRNYSEPHWEAKRGAVVAFERVTLYGLPLVPRRKIGYTEIDPELCRELFIRHALVEGDWQTRHHFFRDNARLRAELEEIEERARRRDLLIGDDDIYALYDARIPADIVSVRHFDAWWKKQRHKTPDLLTFTRDDLLRSEDGADNPDTWQAGDLELPLTYRFEPGAADDGVTVHVPVGVLARLGGDGFAWQVPALREELVTALIKSLPKDLRRNFVPAPDTARAILGDIDPSAGSLLDEVQRELRRRSGILVPIDAFDLSKMPDHLRMTFAVESDGKEVARGKDIEALREQLAVPVAQAVAAALGGDLERTGLRAWPEDLDELPRTVENVSGGHTVRGYPAFVDTGKAVDVKVFANPADQAAAMRLGLRRLLRLTAPSPVKVIERGLSTRTRLALNANPDGALAALLDDCADAAADVLMPKPVWTKAEFAGVLARAGKELVPTTQAGVNRVEKVLAAAHEVQVALPDKPSAAQADAVADIRSQLDRLLPKGFVAATGVARLNDLARYVTAIARRLERLPQALGADRDRMSRVHAVEDAYDELVQALSPGRAAATGIRDIAWQIEELRVSLWAQQLGTPRPVSEQRIYKAIDAVTR